Within Oceanicoccus sp. KOV_DT_Chl, the genomic segment ATTCACGCCGCGCTTTATCACGACAATGTTTTTGCCGTGCAGTGTCACCCGGAAAAAAGTAGTACGGCTGGTCTGACCTTACTTGGCAACTTTATGCAGTGGGACGGCCAGAGCTGATTTACTTTGTAAGTGCTTTGCGTGTTTCACAATTAAACAGATTAATGGTTAAAAAATTATGTTAATAATTCCCGCAATTGATTTAAAAGATGGTGCTTGTGTACGGTTAAAGCAGGGCGTCATGGATGATTCAACCGTCTACGGTGACGACCCGGTACAAATGGCGGCACGCTGGGTGGCAGCGGGGACTCGTCGTTTGCATCTGGTGGATTTGAATGGCGCGTTTGATGGCAAGCCAATTAACGGTGATGCGGTCACGGCAATTGCTCGCGCTTATCCAGACCTGCCTATTCAAATTGGCGGCGGCATTCGAAATTTAGACACTATTGAGCATTATATTACGGCGGGTGTGCAGTATTTAATTATTGGTACTAAAGCAGTAAAAGAACCATCATTTGTAACGGCAGCGTGTAAGGCGTTTCCCGGTCATATAATTGTTGGTCTTGATGCTAAAGAGGGTTTGGTGGCAACGGATGGTTGGGCGGAGGTGTCAGATATTAAAGCTACAGAATTGGCGAAGCGATTTGAGCAGGATGGTGTTGAGTCAATCGTTTATACCGACATTGCCCGCGACGGGATGATGCAGGGTGTTAATGTAGAGCAAACAGTTGCCATGGCGCAGGCCTCTTCAATTCCGGTTATCGCCTCGGGTGGCATTACCAATATGGAAGATATTAAAGCGCTGCAGGCGATGGCCTCGGAAGGCATTCTCGGTGCTATTACTGGTCGCGCAATATATGAAGGTACGCTCGATGTTGCCG encodes:
- the hisA gene encoding 1-(5-phosphoribosyl)-5-[(5-phosphoribosylamino)methylideneamino]imidazole-4-carboxamide isomerase encodes the protein MLIIPAIDLKDGACVRLKQGVMDDSTVYGDDPVQMAARWVAAGTRRLHLVDLNGAFDGKPINGDAVTAIARAYPDLPIQIGGGIRNLDTIEHYITAGVQYLIIGTKAVKEPSFVTAACKAFPGHIIVGLDAKEGLVATDGWAEVSDIKATELAKRFEQDGVESIVYTDIARDGMMQGVNVEQTVAMAQASSIPVIASGGITNMEDIKALQAMASEGILGAITGRAIYEGTLDVAEAQRYCDQASNS